In Synechococcus sp. RS9909, one genomic interval encodes:
- the speA gene encoding biosynthetic arginine decarboxylase, which yields MVIAPSASAGQHQGWTPADSAELYGLERWGEPYFSINPRGHVSVQPRGDRGGSLDLIDLVAGLQDRNLGLPLLIRFDDILEDRLERLHGAFERAITRYGYAGRYQGVFPVKCNQQRHVVEELVSCGKRWHFGLEAGSKAELLIALSLIDDPDALLICNGYKDQRYIETAILARRLGRRPVVVIEQADEVQRIIAASEALGAAPLIGIRARLSSRSTGRWGSSVGEKAKFGLPVPEILATVEALREANLLEELRLLHFHVGSQINDIAVVKDALQEASRIYVELHALGAPMGYMDVGGGLGIDYDGSRTATAASTNYSLQNYANDVVATVQEGCAPHGVAVPTLVSESGRAIASHFSVLVFDVLGSGGLQQSAPPEAGEEPLIVRNLRDTLAGIHTLPADATADVSRLQEAWNDALKFKADALAAFRLGYLSLQDRSLAEQLTWACARALLDRLPEGGTLPEDLKELPAVLAETYYANLSIFRSAPDTWAIQQLFPVMPLHRLDEKPTRLGHFADLTCDSDGRLSRFISDGRSKPLLELHPLVADQPYLIGLFLGGAYQEVMGNLHNLFGSTDAVHIRLAPGGDYQVDHVVRGDTNADVLQAMEHVPDLLLERLRIASEQAISRGALRISDARLLMDHLESSLRQSTYLKN from the coding sequence GTGGTGATCGCCCCCTCCGCCAGCGCAGGCCAGCACCAGGGCTGGACCCCAGCCGACAGTGCCGAGCTCTATGGCTTGGAGCGCTGGGGCGAGCCCTACTTTTCGATCAATCCCCGCGGCCATGTGAGCGTGCAGCCACGCGGTGATCGCGGTGGCAGCCTCGATCTGATCGACCTGGTGGCGGGCCTGCAGGACCGCAACCTGGGCCTGCCGCTGCTAATCCGCTTCGACGACATCCTCGAAGACCGGCTGGAACGGCTGCATGGTGCTTTCGAGCGGGCGATCACCCGCTATGGCTACGCCGGGCGCTACCAGGGCGTCTTCCCGGTGAAATGCAACCAGCAGCGCCACGTGGTGGAGGAGCTGGTGAGCTGCGGCAAACGCTGGCATTTCGGACTGGAAGCCGGCAGCAAAGCCGAGCTGCTGATCGCCCTCTCCTTGATCGACGACCCGGACGCCCTGCTGATCTGCAACGGCTACAAGGATCAGCGCTACATCGAAACGGCGATCCTGGCCCGGCGGCTCGGACGCCGTCCGGTGGTGGTGATCGAGCAGGCCGATGAGGTGCAGCGCATCATCGCGGCAAGCGAAGCGCTGGGGGCGGCACCGCTGATCGGCATCCGGGCCCGGCTCTCCAGTCGCAGCACCGGCCGCTGGGGCAGCTCCGTGGGCGAAAAAGCGAAATTCGGCCTGCCGGTGCCTGAGATTCTTGCCACCGTTGAAGCCCTGCGAGAGGCCAACCTCCTGGAGGAACTGCGGCTGCTGCATTTCCACGTAGGCAGTCAGATCAATGACATCGCCGTGGTGAAAGACGCTCTGCAGGAGGCCTCCAGGATTTATGTGGAACTGCATGCCCTCGGCGCACCGATGGGCTACATGGACGTGGGCGGTGGCCTGGGGATCGACTACGACGGCAGCCGTACGGCCACGGCGGCCTCCACCAACTACTCGCTGCAGAACTACGCCAATGATGTGGTGGCAACGGTGCAGGAAGGCTGCGCCCCCCACGGGGTGGCGGTGCCGACGCTGGTGAGCGAAAGCGGGCGGGCGATCGCGAGCCATTTCTCCGTGCTCGTGTTCGATGTGCTCGGCAGTGGCGGCCTGCAGCAGAGCGCTCCCCCCGAGGCAGGGGAAGAACCGCTGATTGTGCGCAACCTGCGCGACACCCTGGCGGGCATCCACACCCTCCCCGCCGATGCAACTGCCGATGTCTCCCGGCTCCAGGAGGCCTGGAACGATGCACTCAAATTCAAGGCTGACGCCCTGGCCGCCTTCCGGCTCGGCTATCTGAGCCTGCAGGACCGCAGCCTGGCGGAACAACTCACCTGGGCCTGTGCCCGTGCCCTGTTGGATCGGTTACCGGAAGGCGGCACTCTTCCAGAGGATCTCAAGGAACTGCCCGCCGTTCTGGCGGAGACCTACTACGCCAACCTCTCGATTTTTCGTTCCGCTCCAGACACCTGGGCGATCCAGCAGCTCTTCCCTGTGATGCCACTGCATCGCCTCGATGAGAAGCCAACGCGCCTCGGCCATTTCGCAGATCTCACCTGCGATTCCGATGGACGGTTGAGCCGTTTCATCAGCGATGGCCGCAGCAAACCGCTGCTCGAGCTCCACCCCCTGGTGGCTGACCAGCCCTATTTGATCGGCCTGTTTCTCGGCGGCGCCTATCAGGAGGTGATGGGCAATCTGCACAATCTGTTCGGCAGCACCGATGCGGTGCACATCCGCCTCGCACCCGGCGGCGACTACCAGGTGGACCATGTGGTGCGCGGCGACACCAACGCGGATGTGCTCCAGGCGATGGAGCATGTGCCGGATCTGTTGCTCGAACGGCTGCGCATCGCCAGCGAGCAAGCGATCAGCCGCGGCGCTCTCCGCATCAGCGACGCCCGCCTGCTGATGGACCATCTGGAAAGCAGCTTGCGCCAGAGCACTTACCTGAAGAATTGA
- a CDS encoding mechanosensitive ion channel family protein, whose protein sequence is MALLLSLFAIGSLLGLQRVCRTRNLTPPPLRLPLIAAIAIPVLTLMVAILEQSRLALLTQSLKTAISLLWIYSIIRLLSWGSLQLPSELGWWKPTAKILRDLLTLAIATSITLIVIHRDFQVNLVGLAATSAVLTAVIGLAAQETLKNLFAGISLQVDSPFEEGDWIDLGFTRGVVTSLRLMTTRIHTLEGSLTVIPNSRIAVESLRRFKPGDPVGQIVEVGLDYSLPPRQAINLLQTIVQRNRKVLKEPTPKVWLDAFADSSINYRLLTWQNSALEQLQLKSDLLEQIWYALQRIGQSIPFPIRDIRSEPSPALLPSDTVSEEAKQQLLASLEIFSHLTADQLQRLAAQGRCQSFAPGEVVVREGERGHSLFVIVSGSLDVLQGEGEGQAHRIASLTTSDVFGEMALCTGEPRAATVICNDECVLLEIERRHLIPLMEEHPEILETIGTLMATRRKELRTLSQRRSETRRRALIGRMQRLFNLASDTP, encoded by the coding sequence ATGGCCCTTCTGCTCAGCCTTTTTGCCATCGGATCTCTCCTTGGCCTTCAACGCGTGTGCCGGACTCGAAATCTCACACCGCCGCCGCTGCGTTTGCCATTGATTGCGGCCATTGCGATTCCGGTGCTCACGTTGATGGTGGCAATTCTGGAGCAGAGCAGGCTCGCTCTGCTGACCCAGAGCCTGAAAACCGCCATCAGTTTATTGTGGATTTACAGCATCATTCGGTTGCTCAGCTGGGGCTCACTGCAACTGCCGTCCGAGCTGGGCTGGTGGAAACCCACCGCCAAAATTCTCCGGGATCTTCTCACCCTGGCGATCGCCACTTCAATCACCCTGATCGTGATTCACCGTGACTTCCAGGTGAACCTGGTGGGCCTGGCCGCCACCTCAGCCGTGCTCACGGCCGTGATTGGTCTGGCCGCCCAGGAAACCCTGAAAAACCTTTTTGCCGGCATTTCTCTACAGGTGGATTCTCCTTTTGAAGAAGGCGACTGGATTGATCTTGGTTTCACCCGAGGGGTGGTGACCTCGCTTCGCTTGATGACCACACGCATCCATACCCTGGAGGGTTCCTTGACCGTGATCCCCAACAGCCGCATCGCCGTGGAGAGTCTGCGGCGCTTTAAACCAGGCGATCCAGTGGGTCAGATTGTGGAGGTCGGTCTTGACTACAGCCTGCCTCCCAGGCAAGCGATCAATCTTCTTCAGACCATCGTTCAACGCAATCGCAAAGTTCTCAAGGAACCGACTCCCAAAGTGTGGCTCGACGCCTTTGCCGACAGCTCAATCAACTATCGCCTGCTCACCTGGCAGAACTCGGCGCTGGAGCAACTTCAGCTGAAAAGTGATCTTCTCGAGCAGATCTGGTACGCCCTGCAACGCATCGGCCAATCGATTCCTTTCCCGATCCGAGACATTCGCTCAGAACCTTCCCCGGCCCTACTGCCATCAGACACTGTCAGCGAGGAAGCGAAACAACAACTTCTGGCCAGCCTGGAGATCTTCTCCCATCTCACTGCCGATCAACTGCAACGACTGGCCGCGCAAGGCCGCTGCCAAAGTTTTGCTCCAGGAGAAGTGGTGGTGAGGGAAGGCGAACGAGGTCACAGCCTGTTTGTGATCGTGAGTGGAAGCCTGGATGTGCTGCAGGGGGAAGGTGAAGGCCAGGCCCACCGAATTGCGAGCCTCACAACAAGCGACGTCTTTGGAGAGATGGCTCTCTGCACAGGCGAACCTCGCGCGGCCACGGTGATCTGCAACGACGAGTGCGTTCTCCTGGAAATCGAACGACGCCATCTCATCCCCCTGATGGAGGAGCATCCAGAAATCCTTGAAACGATCGGCACCTTGATGGCGACGCGGCGCAAGGAACTGCGCACCCTCTCCCAGCGACGATCGGAAACCCGTCGTCGGGCCCTGATTGGTCGCATGCAGCGATTGTTCAATCTCGCCAGCGACACCCCATGA
- a CDS encoding CHASE2 domain-containing protein — MSWKRWLLPYVAASALLVGFQASPAAETLNLLLYDLVASLRETQHSPDDGAITVVGIDEADLKAFKWPIPDRHLCGAIQRLETLGASAIGLDLYRDPIGTDSATCLSTLIQTNPRLISIHNMADAIPAIPGTPPRQQAFNDLVVDSDRVVRRDLVHVGGQSEAVRSLPLRLLETARGNPNLHRQLEALPAEIWLQPQSGGYQRLDASGYQTMLPVHPPGRFPIVSLRALLSGRVDASSIQDRIVLIGSTAPSLKDQFEIPQSRLDQGERFLALPGVELHAQRLASLQALLRDGQAPIRTASALQRHLLLAVMLLLGIAIAERPHRIRRSSLLLGLSALALFGTSVLLLLEGVWIGIALPLSGLILFGSTGILRRGAISQRHQQEMARLLGQATSPAVAQQLWEQRADLIQDGRFAGREQPVTILFTDTCHFTRVSEQLSPAALMDWLNAGMAISVDAVTSRGGMVNKFTGDGMLAVFGAPISAGLERDASQALEAARAIQTGIARLNRDLQARGAWPLKLRIGIHSGLVLTGSLGSRSRLEYAVIGDTVNCASRLESLDKDRHQGWVRVLISAESLSLAGVNPKDDAVIDWGEVHVKGRTEPLRVFEWRDQVNVETAINDTPQGSSPATEN, encoded by the coding sequence ATGAGCTGGAAGCGCTGGCTTCTGCCTTACGTCGCGGCCAGCGCACTGCTGGTGGGTTTCCAGGCATCACCAGCTGCAGAAACGCTCAATCTGCTGCTCTACGACCTGGTCGCCAGCCTGCGAGAAACGCAGCACTCCCCTGACGATGGTGCCATCACCGTGGTGGGAATCGACGAAGCCGATCTCAAGGCCTTCAAGTGGCCCATCCCCGATCGCCACCTCTGCGGCGCCATCCAACGGCTTGAGACCCTTGGCGCCAGCGCAATCGGGCTCGACCTCTACCGCGATCCAATCGGAACCGACTCCGCGACCTGCCTGAGCACACTCATTCAGACCAACCCGCGGCTCATCTCCATCCACAACATGGCCGATGCGATTCCTGCGATTCCCGGCACGCCACCGCGCCAGCAGGCTTTCAATGATCTGGTGGTGGACAGCGATCGCGTCGTGCGACGCGATCTCGTGCATGTGGGCGGACAGAGCGAAGCGGTCCGCTCCCTTCCCCTGAGGTTGCTGGAAACCGCCAGGGGCAATCCCAACCTCCATCGGCAGCTGGAGGCCTTACCCGCTGAGATCTGGTTGCAACCCCAGTCCGGCGGTTACCAACGGCTCGATGCCTCGGGCTATCAAACGATGCTGCCCGTGCACCCTCCCGGCCGCTTCCCGATCGTCTCACTCCGAGCTTTGCTGTCCGGTCGCGTTGACGCCTCCAGCATCCAGGACCGGATCGTTCTGATCGGCAGCACCGCTCCCTCCCTCAAGGATCAGTTCGAGATTCCCCAGAGTCGCCTGGATCAGGGCGAACGTTTTCTCGCGTTACCGGGTGTGGAGCTGCATGCGCAGCGCCTCGCCTCTCTCCAGGCCCTGCTTCGGGATGGTCAGGCTCCGATCCGCACTGCCTCTGCCCTGCAGCGTCACCTCCTTCTGGCGGTCATGCTTCTGCTGGGAATCGCCATTGCCGAACGACCACACCGGATCCGTCGCAGCAGCCTCCTGCTCGGCCTGAGTGCACTGGCTCTGTTCGGCACGAGCGTTCTCTTGCTGTTGGAGGGCGTCTGGATCGGCATTGCCCTGCCCCTCAGTGGGCTGATCCTCTTCGGCAGCACCGGCATTCTGCGGCGAGGGGCGATCAGCCAGCGGCATCAACAGGAGATGGCTCGCCTGCTCGGGCAGGCCACATCGCCAGCTGTGGCCCAACAGCTCTGGGAGCAACGGGCTGACCTGATTCAGGACGGCCGCTTCGCCGGTCGTGAACAACCGGTGACGATCCTGTTCACCGACACCTGCCATTTCACCCGGGTTTCGGAGCAACTCAGCCCAGCCGCGTTGATGGACTGGCTCAATGCGGGAATGGCCATCAGCGTGGACGCCGTCACCAGCCGCGGGGGCATGGTCAACAAATTCACAGGTGATGGCATGCTGGCCGTGTTTGGCGCACCGATCTCTGCCGGCCTGGAACGCGATGCCTCCCAGGCCCTGGAGGCCGCCAGGGCCATTCAGACGGGGATCGCCAGGCTGAATCGGGATCTGCAAGCCCGTGGGGCCTGGCCGTTAAAGCTACGCATCGGCATCCATTCGGGACTGGTTCTCACCGGGTCCCTGGGCAGCCGCTCACGCCTGGAGTATGCCGTGATCGGCGACACCGTGAACTGCGCCTCACGCCTGGAAAGCCTGGACAAGGATCGCCATCAGGGATGGGTGCGCGTTCTGATATCCGCCGAAAGCCTCAGCCTGGCAGGAGTGAATCCGAAGGATGACGCTGTCATCGACTGGGGTGAGGTCCACGTGAAAGGCCGCACAGAACCACTGAGGGTTTTCGAGTGGCGGGATCAGGTGAACGTGGAAACCGCCATCAACGACACACCACAGGGATCATCTCCGGCCACTGAGAACTGA
- a CDS encoding CHAT domain-containing protein, which produces MKASSVLSLLLVVSGLGSAVRAQVTADPSLGSRVNGALGGSCNSGICRIGGGQDAGTNRFHRLRQFDTRGAIQSVEIQSDGIRNLVLGVTASEGSFIDKAVALTSPAHLFLLSPGGIQLMPGAGFLQVPQLTLSTASQLHFPGGVFDVLRSPASALTALHGDPLPGQLGLRGVLDEDRRPWIRMEGISIDVEESLLVDAPGGRIDVESSRLSASNSSGDGGTLTLTADQVRVGAGSALLATGSRDGGLVQVGGSWQNSDPTVRQAAQTWVQPGSLVDASSTGQGDGGTVVIWSDLNNSSGGTVVEGTLLARGGPLGGNGGRVETSGAFLLAKPERLDVGAVGGVVGEWLLDPYNITISTTTGNTFDVTDPVDPNGRLFESTSSPSLIDVDDLDTALGTSTNVRIATGPGTTSEGGNITWQAGAPLDYSSSTGRLVLDASGYIKLNSNITTGSGGLTLNAGAGFVEGAAAATLALNGPLKISTGDSTIGTPGASAPAFAATLSGNGDLFKVGNGRLILSGNNSGWTGAATVEAGALRLLDANALGSAAASTTVESGAALELSGGLNVGEPIMLKGGTLRNWSGVNTLSSTLTLNGTSSLDLRQDRLILSPISGNAVTVDPAASAFASNLNATGDGALTSSAAINLGDGQTPTGYGDFTQSGSGDIRFQDTLFLRRLAATGGGTLWLDQPVGSVVIDGGNPITIALSGGSLLRRDASETVTGVALELGSGGGGISVNDAAATLIWDAPISGRGDFIKQGDGTLRFASSAAIIYSGQTLVEAGVLDVLSSSPTSATCSGSGTSNLCTEPDPGPEPTPDPEPTPEPIPIPRATSTDAEDREAVVALDAVAEAPPLQPALQLAATQDALDPESSLGAASLASQTAPQTTALVVDLGQGGSDAAEASRVPSSEAPTVVALSADEAVDQLRGADQEATQRTVAALGLSDGLAGTVPETPSLTQIQTTLQQVQQQAQARDGVKPAVLQVRFTAQNESFLDLTLVPASGEVVSRRVAVSRERFAALLKALYRQLSRQESLEVSDPRSASRQLHQLLIEPIQQGLRDQGITTLLIAADQGLQAVPFAALSDGATYFGTRYAFGLTPSLALTDLNAATRSSGLLAMGASEFEGLAPLPLVPQELSNIQDAVSTDRYLNSAFTPSTLIALASDPRYGRVHVATHADFRPGGPSRSVLHTGAGPMSMAAFARLRRQRSEAPLDLVVLSACRTLLGDPDSELGFAGLALQAGARSAVGTLWYVDDVVTSAFFVQFYRFLEQGVPKAEALQRTRQLFAQGQVQLQGDRVIGAMGEPLLRDLDAAQRRRVAGGMENPFFWAGIELIGSPW; this is translated from the coding sequence ATGAAAGCCTCGTCTGTTCTGTCGCTTCTGCTCGTTGTTTCGGGGCTGGGTTCTGCTGTGCGTGCGCAGGTCACGGCTGATCCCTCCCTGGGCAGTCGCGTCAATGGTGCCCTGGGAGGCAGCTGCAACAGCGGTATCTGCAGGATCGGTGGCGGCCAGGATGCCGGCACGAATCGGTTTCATCGCCTGCGTCAGTTTGATACCCGCGGAGCGATCCAGTCGGTGGAGATTCAGAGCGATGGCATTCGCAATCTCGTGCTGGGTGTCACGGCGTCGGAGGGAAGCTTCATCGATAAAGCGGTGGCGCTCACCTCGCCAGCCCATCTGTTTCTGCTCTCGCCGGGGGGGATCCAGTTGATGCCCGGCGCAGGCTTCCTGCAGGTCCCCCAGCTCACCCTGAGCACGGCCAGCCAACTCCACTTTCCTGGCGGAGTGTTTGATGTGTTGCGTTCCCCGGCCTCTGCCCTTACGGCGTTGCATGGTGACCCCCTGCCGGGACAGCTGGGGCTCCGTGGCGTCCTCGATGAGGATCGCCGGCCTTGGATCCGCATGGAAGGCATCAGCATTGATGTGGAGGAGTCGTTGCTTGTGGATGCTCCCGGGGGCCGGATTGATGTCGAGTCCAGTCGGCTATCTGCGAGCAATTCCAGCGGCGACGGTGGCACGCTCACGCTCACCGCAGATCAGGTGCGCGTTGGGGCCGGTTCGGCCCTTTTGGCCACCGGCAGTCGCGACGGCGGCCTGGTGCAGGTGGGTGGTAGTTGGCAGAACAGTGACCCGACCGTGCGTCAGGCCGCGCAGACCTGGGTCCAGCCAGGTTCGCTCGTGGATGCGTCTTCCACCGGCCAGGGCGATGGGGGCACCGTGGTGATCTGGAGTGATCTGAACAACAGCTCCGGCGGAACGGTGGTCGAAGGAACCCTGCTGGCACGGGGTGGACCCTTGGGTGGCAACGGTGGTCGGGTGGAGACCTCTGGAGCATTTCTGCTGGCGAAACCGGAGCGGCTGGATGTGGGCGCCGTTGGCGGTGTTGTGGGTGAGTGGCTATTGGATCCCTACAACATCACCATCAGCACGACCACAGGAAATACGTTTGACGTCACAGATCCAGTTGATCCGAACGGGCGTCTTTTTGAGTCCACGTCGTCACCATCACTGATCGATGTTGATGATCTCGACACGGCGTTGGGGACTTCAACAAATGTGCGGATTGCAACAGGGCCAGGCACCACCTCTGAAGGGGGCAACATCACGTGGCAGGCGGGAGCGCCTCTGGATTATTCGTCGTCGACTGGCCGCCTCGTGCTCGACGCTTCCGGCTACATCAAGTTGAATTCCAACATCACCACCGGCAGTGGCGGGCTGACATTGAATGCCGGTGCGGGTTTTGTTGAAGGAGCTGCGGCAGCAACGCTTGCCTTGAACGGGCCCCTGAAAATCTCAACAGGTGATAGCACCATCGGCACCCCTGGGGCATCAGCGCCTGCCTTCGCCGCCACGCTCAGCGGTAACGGTGATCTCTTTAAGGTCGGGAACGGTCGTTTGATTCTTTCTGGAAATAACAGTGGCTGGACCGGAGCTGCCACCGTGGAGGCAGGAGCGCTGCGGCTGCTGGATGCCAATGCCCTGGGATCTGCTGCTGCCTCCACCACTGTTGAATCCGGTGCTGCTCTCGAACTCAGTGGCGGGCTGAATGTGGGGGAGCCGATCATGCTCAAGGGCGGAACTCTGAGGAATTGGTCTGGCGTGAACACGCTCTCAAGCACGCTCACATTGAACGGAACATCCTCACTGGATCTGCGACAGGATCGCCTGATCCTGAGCCCTATTAGTGGGAATGCCGTGACGGTGGATCCCGCTGCCAGTGCTTTCGCGTCCAATCTCAATGCGACCGGTGATGGTGCTCTAACCAGTTCCGCTGCGATCAATCTGGGTGATGGCCAGACGCCAACTGGCTACGGCGACTTCACGCAGAGCGGAAGTGGTGACATCCGATTCCAAGACACCCTGTTCCTCAGGCGTTTGGCTGCCACTGGTGGTGGCACTCTCTGGCTGGATCAGCCTGTTGGCAGTGTGGTGATCGATGGCGGCAATCCGATCACGATTGCTCTCTCTGGCGGCTCATTGTTGCGCCGCGATGCGAGTGAAACGGTGACAGGTGTTGCGTTGGAACTCGGCAGCGGTGGCGGCGGGATCAGTGTCAACGATGCAGCTGCCACGCTGATCTGGGATGCGCCGATCAGTGGCCGTGGCGATTTCATCAAACAGGGGGATGGCACCCTGCGTTTTGCTTCATCAGCGGCCATCATCTACAGCGGCCAGACTTTGGTTGAAGCCGGAGTACTCGATGTGCTCTCCTCTTCACCCACCTCGGCCACATGTTCGGGTTCTGGCACCTCCAACCTCTGCACGGAGCCTGATCCGGGCCCTGAGCCCACACCTGATCCGGAGCCGACACCCGAACCGATACCCATTCCAAGGGCCACCAGCACTGATGCGGAGGATCGTGAGGCCGTTGTCGCTCTTGATGCGGTGGCTGAGGCGCCGCCGCTCCAGCCTGCACTGCAGCTGGCAGCGACGCAGGATGCTCTCGATCCCGAGAGTTCGTTGGGAGCAGCTTCCTTGGCCTCGCAGACCGCTCCACAAACCACGGCACTCGTTGTTGACCTGGGTCAGGGGGGTTCGGATGCGGCAGAGGCTTCACGCGTTCCGTCATCGGAGGCTCCGACGGTGGTGGCGCTCTCTGCCGATGAGGCGGTGGATCAATTGCGTGGGGCTGACCAGGAGGCGACCCAGCGCACTGTGGCTGCCCTGGGCCTTTCGGACGGGCTCGCTGGAACCGTGCCTGAAACCCCTTCTCTTACCCAGATCCAGACGACGCTTCAGCAGGTTCAGCAGCAGGCACAGGCGAGAGATGGTGTGAAGCCAGCCGTGCTCCAGGTCCGTTTCACAGCCCAGAACGAAAGCTTTCTCGATCTCACCCTGGTCCCCGCTTCAGGGGAGGTGGTCTCTCGCCGCGTCGCGGTGTCGCGTGAACGGTTTGCTGCGCTGTTGAAGGCGTTGTATCGCCAGCTGTCCCGTCAGGAGTCACTCGAGGTCAGCGATCCCCGTTCGGCATCCCGACAACTGCATCAGCTGTTGATCGAGCCCATCCAGCAGGGATTGCGCGATCAGGGCATCACCACCCTGCTTATCGCTGCGGACCAGGGACTCCAGGCCGTGCCCTTCGCGGCTCTCAGCGATGGAGCAACCTATTTCGGTACGCGTTATGCCTTCGGTCTGACCCCTTCTCTGGCACTCACGGATCTCAATGCTGCAACACGCTCCAGCGGTCTTCTGGCCATGGGGGCTTCCGAATTCGAGGGCCTTGCACCGTTGCCCCTGGTGCCTCAGGAACTCAGCAACATTCAGGATGCGGTCAGCACGGATCGTTACCTCAACAGCGCCTTCACTCCCTCAACGCTGATCGCGCTGGCCAGCGATCCGCGTTACGGCCGGGTGCACGTGGCCACGCATGCCGACTTCCGCCCGGGTGGGCCATCCCGCTCCGTTTTGCACACCGGGGCCGGGCCGATGTCGATGGCAGCATTCGCGCGTCTGCGTCGCCAGCGCAGCGAGGCCCCTCTGGATCTGGTGGTGCTCAGTGCGTGTCGCACGTTGCTCGGAGATCCAGACAGCGAACTGGGTTTTGCCGGTCTGGCGCTTCAGGCCGGAGCCCGCAGTGCCGTCGGTACGCTCTGGTATGTCGATGATGTGGTGACATCGGCATTTTTCGTGCAGTTTTATCGCTTCCTGGAGCAGGGAGTTCCCAAGGCCGAGGCGCTTCAGCGCACCCGGCAATTGTTTGCGCAAGGGCAGGTTCAACTGCAGGGTGATCGGGTGATCGGCGCGATGGGCGAACCCTTGCTGCGTGATCTGGACGCGGCGCAGCGACGTCGCGTTGCCGGGGGCATGGAGAATCCCTTTTTCTGGGCTGGCATCGAGCTGATCGGTTCCCCCTGGTGA
- a CDS encoding ShlB/FhaC/HecB family hemolysin secretion/activation protein has protein sequence MLFLLAQLVSPPLQPGPARIPAPATVEQEPQQDTDPLQLSPESAPSPRQPDRLPRPKQSQPPWTPAVEGATPYTAEELSAILSSCDHINPERSLQLCSEALTARLQQDGYVNSRVFVERDPPPGRLVVVLGRLVEIRVDAETPGLGQRVRQALRNLLGEPLQLPVLQTRLRQLRQRQIVGSVSGSLGKLGSDPTQAVLQLSVTAPRHPWRGDISLRNDGNAGSGEWRALAVLQKRELLLEGDVLQLYGEGNTDSDPEFGTGIGSLSYTLPLGAKVSLTGSFGASRRNFVEASGIAHGLSFRQYQGLGQLQWTFSESDSQSWYAFAGLSANHNNSYLNDASFPLIIGGGLDGDLTTGYLRFGIGSSGQSGSWAWSGQLYGLQGIAGFSSQQELQNLGFFGIDPGESRALGGIISNSWALSPNLQWSLRAAGQVAFHELTNDMGFSLGSDTGLRGLPGTLISGDSGWLGSTELAWTFWQQQQNALQLVPFLGMGGISTQRDAITFSDTIGSGGLLLRWLNGRHWSVELGWIDQFQDDDNTGFWNDWLLGSGLYGKLRYRF, from the coding sequence ATGCTGTTCCTGCTGGCGCAACTGGTGTCTCCGCCGCTGCAACCCGGCCCAGCCCGCATTCCTGCACCCGCAACCGTCGAACAGGAACCGCAACAAGACACGGATCCGTTGCAGCTCTCTCCGGAGAGCGCGCCCTCGCCACGTCAACCGGATCGATTGCCGCGCCCCAAGCAGTCACAGCCACCCTGGACTCCCGCTGTTGAGGGAGCAACGCCTTACACCGCCGAGGAACTCAGCGCGATTCTCAGTAGCTGTGATCACATCAACCCCGAACGCAGCCTGCAGTTGTGCTCCGAAGCGCTCACAGCTCGGCTGCAACAAGACGGGTATGTGAACTCCAGGGTGTTTGTGGAGCGGGATCCACCTCCCGGACGACTGGTGGTGGTGCTGGGGCGCCTGGTGGAGATCCGTGTGGATGCCGAGACACCCGGTCTGGGCCAACGGGTGCGACAGGCGCTCCGCAACCTTCTGGGAGAACCCCTGCAGCTGCCTGTCCTCCAGACCAGACTGCGTCAGCTGCGCCAGCGCCAGATTGTTGGCAGCGTGTCTGGGAGCCTGGGAAAGCTGGGCAGCGATCCCACCCAGGCCGTGCTTCAACTCTCGGTCACGGCGCCACGCCATCCCTGGAGGGGCGACATCAGCCTGCGCAATGACGGCAATGCCGGCAGCGGCGAATGGCGCGCCCTTGCCGTTCTGCAGAAACGCGAGCTACTGCTCGAGGGTGATGTGCTTCAGCTTTACGGAGAAGGGAATACCGACAGCGATCCGGAATTCGGCACCGGAATCGGCTCGCTCAGCTACACCCTGCCTCTCGGCGCCAAAGTCAGCCTGACCGGCTCATTCGGAGCAAGCCGACGTAACTTTGTAGAAGCCAGCGGAATTGCCCATGGCCTCAGCTTTCGTCAGTACCAGGGCTTGGGGCAACTCCAATGGACCTTCTCCGAGAGCGACAGCCAGAGCTGGTATGCCTTCGCCGGCCTGAGTGCCAATCACAACAACAGCTACCTGAATGATGCGTCCTTTCCCCTGATTATTGGCGGCGGCCTGGATGGCGACCTAACCACAGGGTATCTCCGCTTCGGGATCGGCAGCAGCGGCCAAAGTGGCTCCTGGGCCTGGTCAGGGCAGCTCTATGGCCTGCAGGGAATCGCGGGGTTCAGCTCCCAGCAAGAGTTACAGAATCTTGGCTTCTTCGGCATCGACCCCGGCGAATCGAGGGCACTGGGGGGGATCATCAGCAACAGCTGGGCCTTGTCACCCAACCTGCAATGGTCGCTGCGTGCCGCTGGCCAGGTTGCATTCCATGAGCTCACCAACGACATGGGGTTCTCCTTAGGCAGTGACACGGGACTCCGTGGCCTTCCTGGCACCCTGATCAGCGGTGACAGCGGCTGGCTGGGCAGCACAGAACTGGCCTGGACCTTCTGGCAGCAACAGCAGAACGCCTTGCAGCTGGTGCCTTTCCTCGGAATGGGTGGAATCAGCACTCAACGCGATGCGATCACGTTCTCCGACACCATTGGTTCAGGTGGCCTGCTGCTGCGCTGGCTCAACGGTCGTCACTGGAGCGTGGAGCTGGGATGGATCGATCAGTTCCAGGACGATGACAACACTGGCTTCTGGAATGACTGGCTCCTCGGCAGCGGCCTCTACGGGAAACTCCGTTACCGCTTTTGA